One segment of Paraburkholderia sp. PGU19 DNA contains the following:
- a CDS encoding AAA family ATPase has translation MNITIQDIVDQAARATDIVSQVRGRMLAPNARKNPPVFNASQLAALCEVDKSQITYRTSKGDLPPGTVNATGSRREFSLLEAREWVRAYRGNALRPANAPAMTVAIGNFKGGVSKTTTAMTLAQGLSLRGHRVLVIDTDPQGSLTTLFGILPDTEVEEDSTITALATGDQTSIEYAIRETYWDGIDLVPASSSLFNVEFILPSRQMKEPDFEFWNVLNTSLEQARSNYDVIIIDTPPALSYGTVNAFMAADGLIVPTPPNALDFASSAQFWTLFSDLASNLTAETNTDKSFEFIHVLLSRVDPADAAAGVVREWISATYAEKVLPVEIPKTAVTAASSAEFGTVYDISRYDGNAKTYRRAREAYDRVTEIVEQSIVAFWAKSE, from the coding sequence ATGAACATCACTATTCAAGATATCGTCGATCAGGCCGCTCGCGCGACTGACATCGTCTCGCAGGTTAGGGGTCGCATGCTGGCCCCGAACGCACGCAAAAACCCCCCTGTTTTCAACGCTTCACAGCTCGCTGCGCTGTGTGAAGTCGACAAGAGTCAAATTACTTATCGCACGTCGAAAGGGGACCTTCCCCCGGGCACCGTCAACGCAACGGGCTCGCGTCGCGAATTCTCCTTGCTGGAAGCCCGCGAATGGGTACGCGCCTACCGCGGCAACGCGCTGCGGCCGGCGAACGCACCGGCCATGACGGTCGCCATCGGTAACTTCAAGGGTGGTGTCAGTAAGACGACTACGGCGATGACGCTTGCGCAGGGCCTGAGTCTGCGCGGTCATCGCGTGCTGGTGATCGACACCGATCCGCAGGGTTCGCTGACGACGCTGTTCGGCATTCTCCCTGATACCGAAGTCGAAGAAGATTCGACGATCACGGCACTCGCGACGGGCGATCAAACGAGCATTGAATACGCGATCCGCGAGACCTATTGGGATGGCATCGATCTCGTGCCCGCTTCGTCGTCGCTCTTCAACGTCGAATTCATCTTGCCGAGCCGGCAGATGAAGGAACCGGACTTCGAATTCTGGAACGTGTTGAATACGAGCCTCGAGCAGGCGCGCAGCAACTACGACGTGATCATCATCGACACGCCGCCGGCACTCAGCTACGGCACGGTCAACGCGTTCATGGCCGCCGACGGCCTGATCGTGCCGACGCCGCCGAACGCACTCGACTTTGCCAGCTCGGCGCAATTCTGGACCCTCTTTAGCGATCTAGCGTCGAACCTCACGGCGGAAACGAACACGGACAAATCGTTCGAGTTCATCCACGTGCTGCTTTCGCGCGTGGACCCAGCGGACGCGGCGGCGGGCGTCGTGCGGGAATGGATCTCGGCGACGTATGCGGAGAAGGTTTTGCCCGTCGAGATTCCGAAGACCGCGGTGACGGCGGCAAGCTCGGCTGAGTTCGGCACCGTGTACGACATCTCCCGATACGATGGCAACGCGAAGACGTATCGAAGGGCGCGCGAAGCCTATGACCGTGTGACGGAAATCGTCGAGCAATCGATTGTGGCCTTCTGGGCGAAGTCAGAATAA